From the genome of Bos javanicus breed banteng chromosome 23, ARS-OSU_banteng_1.0, whole genome shotgun sequence:
tgtctgagaagctttggATTTCTCCATCGATTTTCAATGAGATCCTTACTAGATACAGTAAtattggttgtagattttcccctttctgtactttaaatatatcctgtcattcccttttggcctgcagagttcctgctgaaagatcagctgttaagcgtatggggtttctcttgtatgttacttgttgcttctcccttgctgcttttaatattctttctttgtgtttagtctttgttagttagtttgattagtatgtgtattggtgtgtttctccttgggtttatcctgtatgggactctttgtgccttttggacttgattgactatttccttttccatgttggggaaattttcaactataatctcttcaaaaattttctcatactctttctctttctcttttcctggaaCACCTATTATTTGAATGTCGGTGCGTTTGaaattgtcccagaagtctctgagactatcctcacttgtcattctttttactttattctgctcttcagaagttatttccaccattttatcttccagctcactaatTTGTTCTTCTGATTCAgatattctgctgttgattccttctagagtatttttaatttcagtaattgtattgtttgtctctgcatgtttattctttaatctttctaggtctttattaattgattcttgcattttttccattatgctttcagtttgtttttttttttaatcatctttactatcattattctgaattatttttcagtagtttgcctatttcctcttcatttatttggacttctgtgtttctcgttttttccttcatttgtgtcatatttgtctgccttttcattatttttttttaaacttactgtgtttggggtctcctttttccaggcttcaaggttgaattctttcttccttttgatttctgcccTCTAAGGTTTGCCCAGTGGTTTATGTAAGCTttttatagggtgagatttgtgctgagtttttgtttgtttgtttgttgtttgtttttcctctgatgcgCAAGGCTGAGTGAGTTGGtcatcctgtctgctgatgactgggtttgtacttgtggtttgtttgttgtttagaccTGTGCACAGGGTGCTATTGGTAGTTGGGTGATGCCTGGTCTGGTAttacagtggtttcctttgtgtgagttctcactatttgataccttCTAGGGTtggttgctaaagctgaaactccaatactttggccacctcatgtgaatagttgactcattggaaaagaccctgatgctgggagggattaggggcaggaggagaacgggacgacagaggatgagatggttagagggcatcaccgactccatggacatgagtttgagtgaactctgggagttggtgatggacagggaagcctggcatgctgtgattcatggggttgcaaagagtcggacacaactaagcgactgaactgaactgaactgagggttggttctctggtagtctagggtctttgAGTCAGTGCTGCTACtctaaaggctcagggcttgatctctgctCAGGAGCGAAGATTCCACaaatggtttgttatggcattgctgatgctaagtctcttcagtcgtgtctgactctgtgcaaccccatagacggcagcccaccaggctcctgcatccctgggattctctaggcattaagtgagagtaaaacaaatatccaaaaatgtgaaaccaaagatgaaccccagacaaatggcagttacaaaatcaggcaaataataactaaaataatggaatatacaaatacacatgtacatccatgagcaaagtgaaaacgttacaacaaaaataaagtacaatagattgaccctgtgaacaaaggaaatcaagaattatatttaccagttaagaacaaaactaactaaaagcacaaactggaaaacaaaactaaagcaaggtgccaactggggaataaagcaatgaaaacaaaactaacaaatatgtgagaggaaaggaaagacagaaaagaaagaaagaatagatatgcaaagttaaacagaagtagatgaagaagatttatgtatattaaagattaactgcaaggggaaaaaactgtaggaaaagcaaacaaaggaataaatgtacaaaaatgataggtttaaaaaattaaaattaaacaaagagagagagagagaaacaaaaaaacactccTTAGAACTgtaaaagcccaacatagaggcagaggtttataacaacaataaaagacgtgattgagaaaaaaagaaaagaaaaaaagctcaaaagcttagttaaaattcatagtgccaataaaatcgacaactacaacagagaggggaagaaaaagaataaaaaaaaaaaagaaaaaatccaaaagaatatacagaacaagtcaaaacataagaataataaatgtttttcttttttatgagtactttaaaaaaaaactttttaataaatgtttttcttgagtcactgctgtcagagtcctttccctccctGGGAGTCATAGTCCACTTCACTTCCATAGAATGCCCTCttacactgtgctgatctctggacctgctgtgagaGCAGCTGATTCTGATCTGCTCCTACTCCTCTGTGTTCTCGTCTCCAGTGTCAACAGCTATCAGAcctagtgcgttttcttttgtgggagctctcaataaCCTTTTATATATAACTCAGACACAGATCTGCTTAGTTGATCatgagctggtgggaaggttttgggttttcttccttagtcacacacccctgggtttcaattgtggttttatttccacctctggatATGGGttgttgtccactggggtttgctcctgaggctgccctggaggacttaggtttgcccctgtgagggccaggtgtggaggtggtccAGCTGCTTAAGTCACaagggttctggcagcaccaggtattcAGGgcagttggcagctagggcagcaggaaatatagtgctctagaagggtatggcaaccattattggccaatacactccaggactcttgcctggagaaccctctccctgacagagaagcctggaagcccacagtccacagggtcgcaaagagtcagacactaccaaaGCGATCCTCTGTTCATAGGCACAAGACTTTTTTGCCTGTTGCAGCTCTGTCCCAGTGAGAGTTGACCATGAAGCtagtgcagctgcttggcttgcagggaccctggaagTGCCAAgcatgcagggacacagactgcctctgcggaaggagttatggccctatcagagtcttttttcaagcctcttgtagctggtgaccAGAAGGCCTCTTTGACCAGTCTTCTCCATAACTTTccctgttcaggcacttagaaggcccccttgcctggggtcctactctgttgatcagcatgtcaggcacttaaaggagcaccctgggtggggtcctactttgtacttcagtgcatcaggcatttgatgggccagcctctttATTGTTCAGCAGCCAGTGCTGGCATGTGgagggagagaggctatggtgatggctccaccacctagcgtgactcagcagtatcgccttgcttccatggctgcccggctTTCCTCTAcaagcatttcccaccacaatctccttcctcacatcccctcgatccatctctccacagtcaacagcagccctcgcccttgaattgctccacaatccctaaaatCCAGCTCCCAGACACTGCGCCATCTAGggtatgtatgcctgtggcaaggactgtctgattctcattccatttaggctgccacagaccaGCTGTTTCAcactcagccttaaatgtttctcttttgaCTCAAacaattgccccgatgtggggattggacccttgcttcagttcccccacccactgagggcagatccagtcctactaacactcccgTTTCCCCCCCtaattccttcatcctactgagttttgtgtgggtctatattttcttttctgctggtcaggtactctgattcgctctcagctggtgttcccCATGCACGTCTtatctgaaggtgtattcctgatgtatgcgtggagagagatgtattccacatccacctactcttCCACCATCTTGTTTTTCCTTggaaaggactcttaagagtcccttggactgcaaagagatcaaaccagtcaatcataaaggaaatcaatcttgaatattcattggaaggactgatgctatagctaaagctccaatactttggccacctgatgggaagagctgactcattggaaaggatcctgatgctgggaaagattgaaggcaggaggaaaaggggacgatggaggatgagatggttggatggcatcacggactttatggagctctaggagttggtgatgggctggGAAGCCtcgtgtactgcagttcatgaggttgcaaagagttagacatgactgagtgactgaactgaactcagtttcATCATTTCAGAATTCCTGGCTGTGATTCattatgtattatttctttttcttttttttttttacacttttgttttgtttggaagtTATACACTGGTTAATATTGGTGTACAACAAATTACTCTGAAACTTGATGacttaaaacaaaaaccattttaCTATGTTCATCAATTCTGTGGATCAAAAATTAACACAGGGCATAATAGGAATCGCCAataatcttgcctagagaattccatggacagaggaacctggtgggctacagtccatggggtcacagagttggacatgactgagtgactaacacacacacacacagagtaggaATGGAttgcctcttttcttctttgtctggAATATTATTATTTGGGAAGGCATGAAGCCTGGGAGAGAGTTCTCACTGACTAGCTTCTTCTTACTCCCCCTTGTAGTTTCCAACTTTTTCTTAACATACCTAAATGTTATTGCTTGAAATTTCAgactttttccttcttaatttttctttaagtgaTTCCCTTAAGTGATTTTCTCATTGctttcaatatatatttgaaatatctcaaatcTATATTTGAAgtacattttttctttcctgcattTCATACATGTTTACAGTAGGAAAATCTAAACTCAAAATGTCAAAGTTTCCTTTAGATCTGTAAATTTTACTGTATTTCCTAATGAATGTGTTGTTCATCAATTTCTTCAAGTAAGAAAGCTGAGATcagtaacctcagttatgcagatgaaaccaccctaatggcagaaagagtggaagagctaaagagcctcttgatgaaggtgaaaaaggagagtgaaaaagttggcttaaaactcaacatccgaAAAACTAaaatcagggcatctggtcccatcacttcatagcaaatagatggggaaaaaatggaaacagtggcagattttattttcttgggttccaaaatcactgtggaccatgactgcagccatgaaattaaaagatgcttgctctatgaagaaaagctatgacaaacctagacagcgtattaaaaagctaagacaccactttgctgacaaaggtccaaatagataaagctatggtttttccagtgtctaTATAACAATGTGTGAGTTGGACCCCAAAGAAgactgaggaccaaagaattgatgctttcgaactgtggtgctgagaagacttctgagaatcccttggacagcaaggagatcaaaccagttaatcctacaggaaatcaacctgaatattccttggaaagactgatgctgaagctccaatactgtggccacctgatgcgaagagctgactcattagaaaagaccctgatactgggaaaggtagaaagcaggaggagaaggggacaacagaggatgagatggttggatgacaccactaattcaatggacatgagtttgagtaaacttagggagatagtgaaggacagggaagcctggagtgctgcagtccatgcaattgcaaagagttggacacaactgagtgactgaacaatagcaaacaGAAAGTTGAGACTTACCATTTCTTCTTAAATCTCAAATTGACTAAACTGTTTTCATTTGCTCTGACCTTTTTCTTCCAGATgtatgctctgctgctgctgctaagtcacttcagtcatgtccaactctgtgtaaccccatagacagcagcccaccaggctcccccatcaccgggattctccaggcaagaacactggagtgctttagctacatgtaaaaaatacACTCAGTGGAGACTTGAGATTCTGAATATCAAGCATTTACTGATGGAAAGATTCATAATTCATAAAACAGTGTATGTTAACAGCTTTACAATGTGATAAAATTAATGTGGAATGTGGAAAACTGGAAACACAATAGATTTATTGAAGACAAAGATGAGGACAAACATATTAAATACAGAATTATAAGGTGAAGGAATTAAATAAACTCTTATGAACCAGGAGAGAAGACTCATGTATTGGCTCCCTATGTTACTGATTATGAGAAATAGTGGCACAGGATGGCAGAATTAGAAATGATTTTTATCGTTAAGCATTTCTGTGATTTTCCAAATGTTGTTACTATCAGAAGAAAAAGTAtatcttctaatatttttaaCTTGCTCTTATTCTCATCACATTTTACTCCTTGTGAGTTTTGTTCGTTGCTCTTTCTCACAATTATATTATCATATGATCTTATTACATGACTAAAATGTGTAAGACTTTATGTCCAAGGCCCAAGTGCATTTTTGCTGAAACTGTGGAAAGGTAGCATAAACCATGATTGATAGCTGATACTTAAAAGATCTTGTGAAAATAACTAGGCTATTGCACAGGCCAGAGGTAAAGAGAAGTATTAAGTGTGGAGGGTGTTTGCCATGTGGGTGGAGAAGAACTTATTGCAGGTTTAATGGAGAGGGTGccactcttctttatttctctggtACTAACCTAACATTGAACTCACTAGCTGTCATTATATAGTTGTATATTCCAGAAGTCTAGAAAACATGTGAAAATAGATTTATAGAAGGTAgaagttcatttttattaataatattgttaTAATATAGTGTTATATAGTGGAATTATAATTTACACTGCAGTACTAGACAGTGTAGTAAAATTATGATTTACATCTGTACTATTACGTACTATGATGCAAGTCATTATAACTTGCATTGGTAGTATGTAGTGTAGCAGAAGTATAATTTATATCTGTAGTATTAGGTAGTGTAGTAGAAGTATAATTTACATCTGTAGTATTATGTAATGTACTAGAATTATAACTTGCATTGGCAGTATTATACAGTATAGTAGAAGTGTAAGTTACAGTTTTATAAGATTTAGTGATAGCGATGGGTTGAACTGGTGGTACGTATTCCCGTGCAACACAGCAGGGTTCCAAATCGCAGTCAGTATATTTGTATTCCCATTGGCCGCATGACGTCTTGCAAGCACCACGAACAAGATAacactgtctttttctttcttcaatttgttttgttttttctcttgttttcctctgtaaAACTAGGAAAAAGTGTCTTTGATCATGAATCAAGGTTTAACCATCTTGTGTAGGTAGATGGATAACTAGGTAGATAGATAATAATAAAGTTGTTTATAGAGTTAAATAATTTTGATTCTGAAATCATGTCCAGgcaactatattaaaaaatatggatTTTATTGCCTataagattgaggacaggagcagaagagggcaacagagaatgagatggttggatggcatcattgaatgaatggatgtgagtttgagcaaactccaggagatagtgaaggacagggaaggctgatgtgcttcagtccatggggttgcaaagagttggatatgacttagtgactgaacaacaaacaacataaGTACTTATTTACCCAACAATATTTCCTTTGCCATTAGCTTTTTTGTTATTGTAAATAGAATATTCATAATCTGTGCACATTTTCTCAAGAGTAAAGACAAAATGATGTGGATAAAATAGTCTACATATTTTGTGTTCTAAATAGTTGTCCACTCCAACACCTCTTTCCCTTACCACAAGTTACTGGACCAGTAGTAgaaagcttgggcttcccaggtggctcagtggtaaagagtccacctgcaatccaTAAGTAGTGGATTCTatgactgggttgggaagattccctggagaaggaaatgcaacccactccagtattcttgcctgggaaatcccatggacagaggagccaaatgggctacagtccatgggtttacaaaaaagtaaacaacaacaatataagtAGAAAGCTTAATTTTGACAAAAACTATAATATCAGTTCCTTAGACtgaatttaaaaagacagagTATTATGAAGTATATAAGGAGTCATAGTCTCATCAAAAACAGCAATGAACAGATTTAATTGTACCATGTTGGTAACTGGTTTCTTTTATATTCTCAACTCTCAGCTCCACTAATTTCTTCTTCCACACAAAATAATTAGTGAATCACATTGTGAATTCATATAGGATCTCCTAACTATAATTTGGTTTATTTTCCAGAGTAAagcacttgttaaaaaaaaaaaaccaacacaacagttGTCCTTCCCTCTTTTCCCATGTTAAGGAAAATTACCTGCTGGACCACAGGATACGGTCAAGATAAAGGTCAGGAAAATACAAAGTATCTTCATTGTTGATATTGTTCCTTGAGTGAAGTTGAGGCAGAGCTCAAATGACAGAGGTGTGCTATTTTTTGATAAAAGAAAGATGAACTCTTGTTTTTATAGCTTTCTCGGAGTGATTACTATGCTGATTAATTCTGCCATTCAAGATTGAGCAGATATTCATTAAGTATTGTGAAACAGCAAAAGGAAAATAGAGGACTTCTCTTATGACCTCAAAGAACCAAATGTGAACTCATTTTCAGCTATACAAGCCAATAATGAGGTTAAAGccttctttattctttaattgaAAGCACATATCAACATTTTCGGCCACATGCTCTTTT
Proteins encoded in this window:
- the DEFB113 gene encoding beta-defensin 113; translation: MKILCIFLTFILTVSCGPAVLQRKTREKTKQIEERKRQCYLVRGACKTSCGQWEYKYTDCDLEPCCVAREYVPPVQPIAITKSYKTVTYTSTILYNTANASYNSSTLHNTTDVNYTSTTLPNTTDINYTSATLHTTNASYNDLHHST